One segment of Carya illinoinensis cultivar Pawnee chromosome 1, C.illinoinensisPawnee_v1, whole genome shotgun sequence DNA contains the following:
- the LOC122286184 gene encoding MADS-box protein SOC1-like isoform X1: MCVCCHSVSPFLLKGVEMVRGKTQMRRIENATSRQVTFSKRRNGLLKKAFELSVLCDAEVALIIFSPRGKLYEFASSSMQGTIDRYRRHSKEIQTNNKSIEQNMQHLRIEASNMMKKIELLEVSKRRLLGESLGSCSIEELQQIEHQLERSVNKVRARKTQVFKEQIEQLKEKEKALAEENLRLSEKCGIQPQTAINNEHNRDISAYEESTPSSDVETELFIGLPERRAKRLPPQN, from the exons ATGTGTGTTTGCTGTCATAGTGTGTCTCCTTTTCTTCTCAAAGGTGTAGAGATGGTGAGAGGAAAGACTCAGATGAGGCGCATAGAGAACGCCACAAGCAGGCAAGTGACCTTCTCCAAGAGGCGAAATGGGCTGCTAAAGAAAGCGTTTGAGCTATCAGTTCTCTGTGATGCCGAGGTTGCACTCATAATTTTCTCTCCCAGGGGCAAGCTCTATGAATTTGCAAGTTCCAG CATGCAGGGGACAATAGATCGCTACCGGAGGCACTCAAAAGAGATTCAAACTAACAATAAATCTATTGAACAAAACATGCAG CACTTGAGGATTGAAGCATCAAACATGATGAAGAAGATTGAGCTTCTTGAAGTTTCGAAACG GAGACTCCTGGGAGAAAGCTTGGGATCATGCTCTATTGAAGAGCTACAACAGATAGAACATCAGTTAGAGAGGAGCGTAAACAAAGTTAGAGCAAGAAAG ACTCAGGTTTTCAAGGAACAAATCGAGCAACTAAAAGAGAAG GAGAAAGCTCTAGCAGAGGAAAACTTAAGGCTATCCGAGAAG TGTGGTATTCAACCACAGACAGCAATAAATAATGAGCATAATAGAGATATTTCTGCTTACGAAGAAAGTACTCCAAGTTCAGATGTGGAGACTGAATTGTTCATTGGACTGCCGGAAAGGAGAGCAAAGCGCTTACCCCCACAGAATTGA
- the LOC122286184 gene encoding MADS-box protein SOC1-like isoform X2, whose protein sequence is MVRGKTQMRRIENATSRQVTFSKRRNGLLKKAFELSVLCDAEVALIIFSPRGKLYEFASSSMQGTIDRYRRHSKEIQTNNKSIEQNMQHLRIEASNMMKKIELLEVSKRRLLGESLGSCSIEELQQIEHQLERSVNKVRARKTQVFKEQIEQLKEKEKALAEENLRLSEKCGIQPQTAINNEHNRDISAYEESTPSSDVETELFIGLPERRAKRLPPQN, encoded by the exons ATGGTGAGAGGAAAGACTCAGATGAGGCGCATAGAGAACGCCACAAGCAGGCAAGTGACCTTCTCCAAGAGGCGAAATGGGCTGCTAAAGAAAGCGTTTGAGCTATCAGTTCTCTGTGATGCCGAGGTTGCACTCATAATTTTCTCTCCCAGGGGCAAGCTCTATGAATTTGCAAGTTCCAG CATGCAGGGGACAATAGATCGCTACCGGAGGCACTCAAAAGAGATTCAAACTAACAATAAATCTATTGAACAAAACATGCAG CACTTGAGGATTGAAGCATCAAACATGATGAAGAAGATTGAGCTTCTTGAAGTTTCGAAACG GAGACTCCTGGGAGAAAGCTTGGGATCATGCTCTATTGAAGAGCTACAACAGATAGAACATCAGTTAGAGAGGAGCGTAAACAAAGTTAGAGCAAGAAAG ACTCAGGTTTTCAAGGAACAAATCGAGCAACTAAAAGAGAAG GAGAAAGCTCTAGCAGAGGAAAACTTAAGGCTATCCGAGAAG TGTGGTATTCAACCACAGACAGCAATAAATAATGAGCATAATAGAGATATTTCTGCTTACGAAGAAAGTACTCCAAGTTCAGATGTGGAGACTGAATTGTTCATTGGACTGCCGGAAAGGAGAGCAAAGCGCTTACCCCCACAGAATTGA